Proteins encoded by one window of Salmonirosea aquatica:
- a CDS encoding FG-GAP repeat domain-containing protein, protein MVQRIYSECRNGLFATLLVISLSTTQATGQAKTSTNSADFKKITLTRDFLSEGVAVADLNKDGRMDIVAGYYWFEAPGWQRHEMAPSRTFDPRKEYSNSFLNLGMDVNQDGWDDVVIVDFPGKPGFWFENPKNKPGEWIKHILADSVGISNESPGFIDIDGDGRLDLLCGDKDKKQIVWLKAPSQPGETEWKRFALSQENVPGTEIFSHGMGWGDVNQDGLADVVVREGWFEGKANKKSGDWTFHPAALGEPCSHMQVLDVNGDGKNDVVSASAHALGVWWHEQVPDESGKINFKTHLMSNTTAQTHSSLMADLNGDGRADYITGKRFLAHHGRDPGDSDPAILMWFEFTPGQAPFYKEHIVDNDSGAGLNITVHDMNGDKKPDIIVANKNGVFLFENLLKK, encoded by the coding sequence ATGGTCCAGAGAATCTATTCAGAATGCCGGAACGGCTTGTTCGCAACACTGCTGGTGATAAGTTTATCGACCACCCAGGCAACCGGCCAGGCCAAAACCTCCACGAACTCCGCTGACTTCAAAAAGATAACCCTTACCCGTGATTTTCTTTCGGAGGGGGTAGCGGTGGCCGATCTGAACAAGGACGGGCGCATGGACATCGTGGCCGGGTACTACTGGTTTGAAGCGCCCGGCTGGCAGCGGCACGAAATGGCCCCGTCGCGCACATTTGACCCCCGGAAAGAGTACAGCAATTCGTTCCTGAACCTGGGCATGGATGTCAACCAGGATGGCTGGGACGACGTGGTAATTGTGGATTTCCCCGGTAAGCCGGGTTTCTGGTTTGAGAATCCGAAAAATAAACCGGGCGAATGGATCAAACACATCCTGGCCGACTCCGTGGGCATCTCGAACGAGTCGCCGGGCTTCATCGACATCGATGGCGACGGACGGCTCGACCTACTATGCGGCGACAAAGACAAGAAACAGATCGTGTGGCTGAAGGCACCGTCCCAACCCGGCGAAACGGAATGGAAGCGGTTTGCACTCAGTCAGGAAAATGTTCCGGGTACCGAGATTTTCTCCCACGGCATGGGCTGGGGCGACGTAAACCAGGATGGCCTGGCCGATGTGGTCGTGCGCGAGGGCTGGTTTGAAGGCAAAGCAAACAAAAAATCGGGTGACTGGACCTTCCATCCCGCCGCCCTGGGCGAACCCTGCTCTCACATGCAGGTACTGGACGTGAATGGCGATGGCAAAAACGATGTGGTCAGTGCGTCGGCCCACGCCCTGGGCGTATGGTGGCACGAACAGGTACCTGACGAATCGGGAAAGATCAACTTCAAAACCCATTTGATGAGCAATACCACCGCTCAGACGCATTCCTCCCTTATGGCCGACCTCAATGGGGACGGCCGGGCCGATTACATCACCGGAAAACGCTTTCTGGCGCACCACGGTCGTGACCCCGGCGACAGCGACCCGGCTATTCTGATGTGGTTTGAGTTTACACCCGGACAGGCCCCTTTTTATAAAGAACATATTGTGGACAACGACTCGGGGGCTGGACTCAACATCACTGTGCACGACATGAACGGTGATAAGAAGCCAGACATTATCGTCGCAAATAAGAACGGCGTATTCCTCTTCGAGAATCTTCTGAAAAAATAA
- a CDS encoding DUF433 domain-containing protein: MRFPYITSDAAILGGKPIIKNTRISVEFILELIASGGSVSQIAESYPHLSVEAIQQAISFAAYNLRNDAFYEMTPAM, encoded by the coding sequence ATGCGCTTTCCCTACATTACCTCCGACGCCGCTATTTTGGGTGGGAAACCCATTATCAAAAATACCAGAATCAGCGTTGAGTTTATTCTTGAACTGATTGCTTCGGGCGGTTCCGTCAGCCAGATTGCCGAAAGCTACCCCCACCTATCAGTTGAAGCCATCCAACAGGCCATTTCTTTTGCCGCTTATAATCTGCGCAACGATGCCTTTTACGAAATGACCCCAGCGATGTGA
- a CDS encoding DoxX family protein: MNTALWIVQCFLAVVFLATGLIKLLQPSDKVYQLVPRAFPLPFIRILAGLEVAGAVVMMVLLLTGTWPMLTGIIAVCMSIVLLGAGVIHTRRREWSKLPFISFLWIGALFIAYYHFF; encoded by the coding sequence ATGAATACCGCCCTATGGATAGTACAGTGCTTTCTGGCCGTCGTCTTTCTGGCGACAGGTCTGATCAAACTCTTGCAACCCTCAGACAAAGTGTATCAATTGGTACCCAGAGCGTTTCCCTTGCCCTTCATTCGGATATTGGCCGGACTGGAAGTAGCCGGAGCCGTGGTAATGATGGTGCTACTGCTCACGGGTACCTGGCCGATGCTAACGGGCATCATAGCAGTCTGCATGAGTATCGTGCTACTAGGTGCGGGCGTGATTCATACCAGACGACGTGAGTGGTCGAAGCTACCCTTTATCAGTTTTTTATGGATTGGGGCTCTGTTCATTGCCTATTATCATTTTTTTTAG
- a CDS encoding MFS transporter, whose amino-acid sequence MHRSLLLIIIYLAFISLGLPDSLLGPAWPTMYRSLGVPVHFAGVISMVVAAGTVLSSLFSARLIQRFGVATITTLSVLLTALALLGFSYSSSFLFLCLLAIPLGLGAGCVDAALNNYVALHYQARHMNWLHCFWGVGAAIGPFIMAKYLARGESWTMGYNTVGWIQIGLVAVLFFSIPYWIKKPEAEQAEDEAKLSFIKLLAIPGLRQVLLVFFLYCTIEATFGLWGASYLVLVRQYEPEKAATLVSTYFIGITLGRFVAGFLTARLTNQQLVYLGQGLILLGVLFLFLPVNATVWPGFFLVGLGCAPIFPSLLHETPRNFGEKHSQAIMGLQMASAYVGITLMPLLFGKLASYLGYAFLPGFLGVVLLAKVYMTYALNRKVAAGKGTPAPSGTRV is encoded by the coding sequence TTGCATAGGAGTCTACTTCTGATCATCATCTACCTGGCTTTCATAAGCCTGGGACTTCCTGATTCGTTGCTGGGGCCAGCCTGGCCTACTATGTACCGGAGCCTCGGGGTACCTGTTCATTTCGCGGGTGTTATTTCGATGGTCGTAGCCGCAGGTACTGTCCTGTCCAGCCTCTTCAGCGCCCGACTCATCCAGCGGTTTGGGGTAGCCACCATCACGACTCTCAGTGTACTGCTCACGGCCCTGGCCTTGTTGGGGTTTTCGTATTCAAGTAGCTTCCTTTTTCTGTGCCTTCTGGCCATTCCCCTCGGACTGGGGGCGGGCTGTGTGGATGCCGCCCTCAACAACTACGTAGCCCTGCACTACCAGGCCCGGCACATGAACTGGCTACACTGTTTCTGGGGCGTAGGGGCGGCCATCGGTCCGTTCATCATGGCGAAGTACCTCGCCCGGGGCGAATCCTGGACCATGGGCTACAACACCGTCGGCTGGATTCAGATTGGCCTGGTGGCGGTGCTGTTCTTCTCCATTCCCTACTGGATCAAAAAGCCGGAAGCGGAGCAGGCAGAAGACGAGGCAAAGCTTTCTTTTATCAAACTACTGGCTATTCCCGGCCTCAGACAGGTCCTCCTGGTCTTCTTTCTCTACTGCACCATCGAGGCTACCTTCGGCCTGTGGGGAGCAAGTTATCTGGTGCTCGTCCGGCAGTATGAACCCGAAAAAGCAGCTACCTTAGTTTCCACTTATTTTATCGGCATTACGCTGGGCCGGTTTGTAGCCGGCTTCCTAACCGCCCGGCTCACGAATCAGCAACTGGTGTATCTGGGGCAAGGGCTTATCTTGCTGGGCGTGCTCTTCCTGTTCCTACCGGTGAACGCGACCGTTTGGCCGGGCTTTTTTCTGGTCGGACTGGGGTGCGCCCCCATTTTTCCCAGCCTGCTGCACGAGACTCCGCGCAATTTTGGTGAAAAGCACTCACAAGCCATCATGGGTTTGCAAATGGCCAGTGCCTACGTGGGAATCACCCTCATGCCACTGCTTTTTGGAAAACTGGCCTCCTACCTTGGCTATGCGTTCTTACCGGGCTTTCTGGGCGTAGTGCTGCTGGCCAAGGTCTACATGACGTATGCCCTGAACCGTAAAGTTGCTGCCGGGAAAGGCACCCCGGCTCCATCTGGCACAAGAGTTTGA
- a CDS encoding DUF808 domain-containing protein, which produces MASGLLALLDDVAALVKVSAASLDDVPTQVAKTTGKISGIVIDDTAVTPKYVVGLDPKRELSIIYQIGKKSIINKVIYLGPAALLLGYFAPWAIPYVLMVGGAYLCFEGYEKIHSIFSKSAHAPDDQPTEAMKVITPEELEKERVGSAVRTDFILSAEIMAIAYSTVTESPLVNQILVMFVVAIFITVAVYGFVALIVKADDIGVHLARESANPTIQKIGRGIVKSMPRFLIILGYIGTAAMLWVGAEIIAHGLPFLHHPLEALEHALGGVPAVAWLVKVLVLALGGIVLGAIIAQLVALAQKLFKRSTAKTAH; this is translated from the coding sequence ATGGCATCAGGACTTCTGGCACTTTTAGATGATGTGGCGGCGCTGGTAAAAGTCAGTGCGGCAAGCCTCGATGACGTTCCCACGCAGGTAGCTAAAACCACAGGCAAGATTTCCGGCATTGTGATCGATGATACGGCCGTCACGCCAAAGTACGTGGTGGGCCTCGATCCGAAGCGCGAGCTGTCCATCATCTACCAGATTGGTAAAAAATCAATCATCAACAAAGTGATTTATTTAGGACCGGCCGCCCTGCTGCTCGGGTACTTTGCGCCGTGGGCGATACCGTACGTGCTCATGGTAGGTGGGGCCTACCTGTGCTTTGAGGGCTATGAGAAAATCCATTCCATTTTTAGTAAATCCGCCCACGCCCCGGACGATCAGCCCACCGAGGCCATGAAAGTGATTACCCCGGAAGAACTCGAAAAAGAGCGGGTAGGCAGTGCCGTGCGCACCGACTTTATCCTTTCCGCCGAAATCATGGCCATTGCTTATTCCACCGTGACCGAAAGTCCGTTGGTCAACCAAATCCTGGTGATGTTTGTGGTGGCTATCTTTATCACTGTTGCGGTGTATGGCTTTGTGGCCCTGATCGTAAAAGCTGATGACATTGGCGTGCACCTGGCCCGGGAAAGTGCCAACCCGACGATCCAAAAGATCGGGCGGGGTATTGTGAAGTCGATGCCCCGGTTTCTGATTATATTGGGTTATATAGGTACGGCGGCCATGCTCTGGGTAGGGGCCGAAATCATTGCCCATGGCTTACCCTTTCTGCACCATCCATTAGAAGCCCTGGAACATGCCTTGGGAGGGGTACCTGCCGTCGCGTGGCTGGTGAAAGTGCTGGTGCTTGCGCTGGGCGGTATCGTGTTGGGGGCCATCATCGCCCAATTGGTAGCCCTGGCCCAGAAACTCTTCAAGCGCTCCACAGCAAAGACTGCCCATTAA
- a CDS encoding HNH endonuclease, translating into MQCNNSNFRYRDENKITWHHVEDTKTMVLIPTDIHDQVKHTGGIGVYKNNISLDE; encoded by the coding sequence ATTCAGTGCAACAACTCTAATTTTAGATATAGAGATGAAAACAAAATAACATGGCATCATGTAGAGGATACAAAAACAATGGTATTAATTCCTACTGATATTCATGATCAGGTAAAACACACCGGAGGAATAGGGGTTTATAAAAACAACATATCACTAGACGAATAA
- a CDS encoding SMI1/KNR4 family protein — protein MEFLKKFDMIFTPRIIAFEEKNKFKLPDDYFSFLKNYNGGYPTRDKFNISDSQGIDILDVFHGLDVKPRFSNLDYLVDNYTDRFIRHIIPIGHDAGGNYVCLNVNQGNDYGKVYFYDHEVENKDENGNLTWDNLYLIADSFADFLEKLY, from the coding sequence ATGGAATTTCTGAAAAAATTTGACATGATTTTCACCCCTAGAATTATTGCATTTGAAGAAAAGAATAAATTTAAGCTCCCTGATGATTATTTCAGTTTTTTAAAAAACTATAACGGTGGTTATCCAACAAGAGATAAGTTTAATATTAGTGATTCCCAAGGGATAGATATTTTGGATGTTTTTCATGGCTTAGATGTTAAACCTCGTTTTTCAAATTTAGACTACTTAGTTGATAATTATACAGATAGGTTTATACGTCATATTATTCCTATAGGACATGACGCTGGTGGCAACTATGTTTGTCTAAATGTAAATCAAGGCAATGATTATGGAAAGGTTTATTTCTATGATCATGAAGTAGAAAACAAGGACGAAAATGGAAACCTTACCTGGGATAATCTATATCTGATTGCTGATAGTTTCGCAGATTTTTTAGAGAAATTATATTGA
- a CDS encoding pyridoxal phosphate-dependent decarboxylase family protein, whose product MDTNPEPFESLDLDPEEFRKLGYRSVDMITDYYASIRELPVFPNSTSVEVEEVFRENLPETGQDPQHILDEWQSKVLPYTTHLGSPRYFGFVNGSGTMIGTLAEALAASVNMNTGGWKPAPAATEIERQTIAWMAELIHYPTDCGGLFTSGGTMANFTALQTALRNIAPYDTTVKGLQNKAFSGRFTVYMSDHEGHISIVRAADLLNLGRESIRLVKSREDFTMDTQDLEQKLDEDIAQGDVPFCVVGQVGSINVGAIDPLVEIAEICRQRGIWFHADGACGAVGAMLPEKRPQYQGLELADSVTLDPHKWLYIPYECGCVLVRYPEKLRRAFSLTAPYLRGTLPSDYTGLWYLDYGPQMSRGFRALKVWMSLKHYGAEGYRNLLSQNIRCVEYLDACVRRDKDFEPLHKPNLLMYCFRYAPRDLRQRWDDPETLNDYLDQLNQQIADEIQRSGVAFIMTSRIRGRVIIRLSVCSHRTTPEDIDIVLAKLKEIGEKLIRM is encoded by the coding sequence ATGGATACGAATCCTGAACCCTTTGAGAGCCTGGATCTTGACCCGGAGGAGTTCCGGAAGCTGGGCTATCGCTCCGTCGACATGATCACGGACTACTATGCCTCGATTCGGGAATTGCCGGTGTTCCCAAACAGTACCTCCGTCGAAGTGGAGGAAGTCTTCAGAGAAAACCTTCCGGAAACAGGACAAGACCCGCAGCATATCCTGGACGAATGGCAATCGAAGGTGCTTCCCTATACGACGCACCTGGGTTCGCCGCGTTACTTTGGTTTTGTAAACGGGTCGGGCACGATGATAGGTACCCTGGCCGAGGCCCTGGCTGCCTCCGTGAACATGAACACCGGCGGCTGGAAACCCGCCCCGGCGGCTACCGAAATAGAACGTCAGACCATTGCCTGGATGGCCGAACTCATCCACTACCCGACCGACTGCGGCGGGCTGTTTACCAGTGGGGGTACCATGGCTAATTTCACCGCGCTCCAAACGGCCCTGCGGAATATCGCTCCCTATGACACGACAGTCAAAGGACTACAGAATAAAGCGTTTTCCGGTCGCTTCACCGTGTATATGTCCGATCACGAAGGGCATATTTCCATCGTCAGGGCGGCGGATCTTCTGAATTTGGGCCGGGAGTCCATCCGGCTGGTCAAAAGCCGGGAAGACTTTACCATGGACACGCAGGATCTGGAACAGAAACTGGATGAGGATATTGCCCAAGGCGATGTACCGTTTTGTGTGGTGGGGCAAGTAGGCTCTATCAACGTCGGGGCCATCGATCCGCTGGTCGAAATTGCCGAAATCTGTCGGCAAAGGGGCATTTGGTTTCACGCCGACGGGGCCTGTGGAGCCGTCGGGGCCATGCTGCCCGAAAAAAGACCCCAGTACCAGGGCCTTGAATTGGCCGACTCCGTCACGCTCGATCCGCACAAATGGCTGTATATTCCCTACGAATGCGGGTGCGTACTCGTGCGTTATCCCGAAAAACTCAGGCGGGCATTCTCCCTCACCGCACCCTACCTACGGGGCACGCTGCCCTCGGACTACACTGGCCTCTGGTACCTGGACTACGGTCCGCAAATGTCGCGCGGGTTTCGCGCCCTGAAAGTCTGGATGTCCCTCAAACACTACGGCGCCGAAGGATACAGGAATTTGCTGTCCCAAAACATACGGTGCGTGGAGTATCTGGATGCGTGTGTCCGTCGGGATAAAGACTTTGAACCCCTGCACAAACCGAACCTGCTCATGTACTGTTTTCGGTATGCTCCCCGGGATTTGCGTCAGCGATGGGACGATCCCGAAACACTAAACGACTACCTGGACCAACTCAACCAGCAAATAGCCGACGAAATTCAACGCAGTGGGGTTGCCTTTATCATGACGAGCCGGATCCGGGGGCGGGTGATCATCCGGCTGTCGGTCTGCTCCCACCGAACGACACCGGAAGACATCGATATCGTGCTTGCGAAGCTGAAAGAGATCGGGGAAAAGCTCATTCGTATGTAA
- a CDS encoding spondin domain-containing protein, whose product MKHRTQIFYRTVLALSPVFFFACTDHDPVIMDQKSTISIENVLDSRPLVESGTFQGTGTPPVILPGQSVTIKFSAAKGEALSFATMYGWSNDLFFAPANPGIMVYDGAGVPIEGDVSSQIRLWDNGTRINQMPGAAVTHPGTAEVKNITEVKGTDAQGNTYLAASALMQATLKYDGNSYFTLTLKNTSGGTANETPFSPGVWSVSYIVGGNLLSPAPLYSEGMPTANGLTSIAEMGDNMPLSAYVTSQTGIFTPLSPILVVVYNGIDNPIFKVGENDRGEGLKRLAQQGNATDLAASLKTKPGVKSVYILAAPTSTVLLPKINGAPGSSVSQELSVKSGDRLAIATMYGFSNDWFFTNIDNGVDATQKGDISSSIKLYDDGTALDQFPGAGITQFNLAGTPLVESKPIAPVPNPNPFTTLPAITDFIKVTIQ is encoded by the coding sequence ATGAAACACCGCACACAGATTTTTTATCGGACAGTTTTGGCTTTATCGCCCGTATTTTTTTTCGCCTGTACCGATCATGACCCAGTGATCATGGATCAGAAGTCGACGATCAGCATCGAAAATGTGTTGGATTCCCGGCCCCTGGTTGAGTCCGGAACGTTTCAGGGAACAGGTACACCGCCCGTTATTCTTCCCGGGCAGTCAGTAACGATCAAATTCTCAGCGGCAAAAGGGGAAGCACTGTCTTTTGCCACCATGTATGGCTGGTCCAATGACTTGTTTTTCGCGCCCGCCAATCCGGGTATTATGGTGTATGACGGGGCAGGGGTACCTATAGAAGGTGATGTTTCTTCCCAGATCAGGCTTTGGGACAATGGTACGCGTATCAACCAGATGCCCGGCGCGGCAGTAACCCACCCGGGCACCGCGGAGGTGAAAAATATCACGGAGGTCAAGGGTACTGACGCCCAGGGTAATACGTATCTGGCAGCTTCGGCCCTGATGCAGGCGACTTTGAAATATGATGGCAATTCGTACTTCACCCTGACGCTGAAGAACACTTCCGGCGGAACGGCCAACGAAACACCCTTCAGTCCCGGGGTATGGTCGGTTTCTTATATCGTGGGGGGCAATTTACTGAGCCCGGCCCCTCTCTATTCAGAAGGTATGCCCACCGCCAACGGATTGACCTCGATTGCTGAAATGGGGGATAATATGCCGCTGAGTGCTTACGTTACCTCCCAGACGGGCATCTTTACACCGCTTTCGCCCATACTGGTCGTCGTATACAACGGCATCGATAACCCGATTTTCAAAGTGGGCGAAAACGATCGGGGAGAAGGCCTTAAAAGACTGGCCCAGCAGGGGAATGCGACGGACCTGGCTGCCTCTTTGAAAACAAAACCGGGGGTTAAGAGCGTCTATATTCTTGCCGCACCAACGAGCACGGTACTGCTTCCGAAGATCAACGGCGCACCGGGCAGCAGCGTGTCCCAGGAGCTTTCGGTTAAAAGTGGCGACCGCCTTGCCATTGCAACCATGTACGGATTTTCCAATGACTGGTTTTTTACCAATATAGATAACGGGGTAGATGCAACGCAAAAAGGAGACATTTCATCGAGTATCAAGCTGTATGACGACGGAACGGCGCTGGACCAGTTCCCGGGAGCCGGTATTACACAGTTTAATTTGGCAGGTACCCCGCTGGTCGAAAGTAAGCCCATTGCGCCGGTACCTAATCCGAATCCGTTCACGACGCTTCCAGCCATTACTGATTTTATAAAAGTGACTATCCAATAA
- a CDS encoding helix-turn-helix domain-containing protein, with translation MKWQFENRMTNGQFKVSVGETTLKGDGLLNGSKELLSTIVLNPGPDQQVVIDKITHTFPSGSILPLVSNQHFLFDNPQSLIAWQFNRSFYCIADHDAEVGCVGFLFYGIQNPLFIALSEQEMEGFSIIQTMCVEDMSIKDKMQGEMLRTLLKRLIIKVTRIAKRQTENYDCFTEEKMDVIRKFNLLVEVNYRSQHEVQFYAQAMNKSPKTLTNIFGLCNYPSPSKLIQRRIIAEAKRYLYFTNKSAKEIACELGFTSMAHFSRFFKLHAGMNFSEFRNQQLLTLEK, from the coding sequence ATGAAGTGGCAATTTGAAAACCGGATGACGAATGGGCAGTTTAAGGTGAGCGTTGGCGAAACCACGCTGAAGGGCGACGGCCTTCTGAACGGAAGTAAGGAATTACTGTCTACCATTGTCCTTAATCCGGGCCCGGATCAGCAGGTTGTAATCGATAAAATCACGCATACCTTTCCTTCGGGTTCAATCCTGCCGCTTGTTTCTAACCAGCATTTTTTGTTTGACAATCCGCAAAGCTTGATTGCCTGGCAGTTCAACCGGAGCTTTTACTGCATAGCCGATCACGATGCGGAAGTGGGGTGTGTGGGTTTTTTGTTTTACGGCATTCAGAACCCGCTTTTTATTGCGCTGTCAGAACAGGAAATGGAAGGGTTTTCCATTATTCAAACCATGTGTGTGGAAGATATGTCGATCAAAGACAAGATGCAGGGCGAAATGCTGCGTACACTTTTGAAGCGGCTGATCATCAAAGTAACCCGGATTGCCAAAAGACAAACCGAAAATTACGACTGCTTCACCGAAGAGAAAATGGATGTAATCCGTAAGTTCAATCTGCTCGTAGAAGTCAATTATCGCTCGCAACACGAGGTACAGTTTTATGCCCAGGCCATGAACAAATCACCCAAAACGCTTACCAATATCTTCGGGTTATGCAATTATCCGTCTCCCTCCAAGCTGATCCAAAGAAGGATTATCGCGGAGGCCAAGCGTTATTTGTATTTCACCAACAAATCGGCCAAAGAAATTGCCTGTGAGCTTGGTTTTACGAGTATGGCCCATTTCAGCCGTTTTTTTAAACTGCATGCGGGTATGAACTTTTCAGAATTCAGGAATCAGCAGTTGCTTACGCTTGAAAAATAA
- a CDS encoding dihydrofolate reductase family protein produces the protein MRKLIGAINMTLDGFCDHTAITPDEEIHHHYADLLRNAGTILYGRITYQLMQYWQTVVENPTGNQTMDEFASIMDNVPKMVFSHTLKDVAWESATLANRTLEAEISELKQQAGKNIFVGSRSLIIQLMKLNLLDELQLCVHPVIAGGGLPLFENIHDSTILTLIRTQTFTGGAVILYYKPTKND, from the coding sequence ATGAGAAAGCTAATTGGAGCCATCAACATGACACTTGATGGGTTTTGCGACCATACCGCCATAACTCCTGACGAAGAAATACATCACCATTACGCAGATTTGTTAAGGAACGCAGGTACCATTCTGTACGGGCGGATAACCTACCAACTTATGCAATACTGGCAAACGGTGGTAGAAAACCCTACCGGCAACCAAACCATGGACGAATTTGCGTCGATCATGGACAACGTACCAAAAATGGTTTTTTCCCACACGCTGAAAGACGTAGCCTGGGAAAGTGCCACGTTGGCCAACCGTACCCTTGAAGCAGAAATTTCAGAACTCAAACAGCAAGCGGGTAAAAATATTTTTGTCGGCAGTCGGAGTTTAATCATACAGTTGATGAAACTCAATTTGCTGGATGAACTCCAACTTTGTGTTCACCCGGTCATAGCAGGCGGCGGGTTACCCTTATTCGAAAACATACATGACAGCACGATTCTTACCCTCATACGAACCCAAACCTTTACGGGTGGTGCCGTTATTCTATACTATAAGCCGACAAAAAATGATTGA
- a CDS encoding XRE family transcriptional regulator, protein MEKFNFKILPIAREARGLTQAELTKLIPNLSQGNYSRMEKGLLAVPEDTWHEIAKKLNFLPSFFTHEKPIRDQAEYYYRKRASMPRKLQIKLEATFDILRVWIEGLLQDVDVPEFKLPPIEVKGNNSPEEIARKVRALMGLQRGPIDNLVRAIERHGIMVYFLKNAPEKFDGTTIVTQSGQRIIVINDSLSNDRKRYTIAHEFGHNVMHLPFSPILDPDRDVEREADSFASEFLMPELDIRRDLINFRFSKLGDLKAFWKVSKASLIRRAYDLKHVDKTKYTNMMIELSRAGERKVERNDVNLDSPALLQLITATYINELGYTREELSNIISISSEDFDFFLLGKEPNRAKFKIVI, encoded by the coding sequence ATGGAAAAATTTAATTTTAAGATTTTGCCTATTGCAAGGGAAGCACGTGGGCTAACCCAGGCCGAGTTGACAAAACTGATCCCTAATTTAAGCCAGGGAAACTATTCACGAATGGAGAAGGGATTACTTGCTGTCCCTGAGGATACATGGCATGAAATTGCCAAGAAACTTAACTTTTTACCTAGTTTTTTTACTCATGAAAAGCCAATAAGGGACCAAGCTGAATATTACTACAGAAAGCGAGCTTCAATGCCCAGGAAGTTGCAAATAAAACTTGAAGCGACTTTTGATATCCTCAGGGTTTGGATTGAAGGATTATTGCAAGACGTTGATGTTCCAGAGTTTAAATTACCCCCTATTGAAGTAAAAGGAAATAATAGCCCAGAGGAGATTGCCCGTAAGGTTAGAGCATTGATGGGTTTACAGAGAGGGCCAATAGACAATCTTGTACGTGCAATCGAAAGGCACGGAATTATGGTGTATTTTTTAAAGAATGCGCCTGAGAAATTTGATGGTACTACAATAGTTACCCAATCTGGACAGCGCATCATAGTAATAAATGATTCTTTGTCTAATGACCGTAAGCGCTATACTATTGCGCATGAGTTTGGGCATAACGTTATGCATCTTCCGTTTTCTCCAATTCTTGACCCTGACAGAGATGTAGAAAGGGAAGCTGACAGTTTTGCTTCTGAATTTTTAATGCCTGAACTAGATATCCGAAGAGACTTGATAAACTTTCGCTTTTCCAAGCTTGGTGACTTGAAAGCCTTTTGGAAAGTTTCTAAGGCTTCCTTGATTCGAAGAGCTTATGATCTGAAACATGTTGATAAGACTAAGTATACTAATATGATGATCGAGCTTAGCAGAGCGGGTGAACGGAAAGTAGAGAGAAATGACGTTAATTTGGATTCCCCTGCTTTGCTACAACTCATTACTGCAACCTATATAAATGAACTTGGCTACACTCGTGAAGAATTATCAAACATTATTAGTATAAGTAGTGAAGACTTTGATTTCTTCCTACTAGGTAAAGAACCCAATAGGGCTAAATTTAAAATTGTTATCTAA